The following is a genomic window from SAR324 cluster bacterium.
ATTTCGTCAAGATGTGGATTATTTTCCAGGACTCGACCAAATCCCTCTGAGGTCAGAAGTGTTAATCGGGAGTCAGGATATACTTTGCGGAGTTCACGATAGATTGGAGTCGTCAACACCAAGTCTCCCAATGAACTAAAGCGAATTAGCAGGATATTGCTAAACACAAGGCGTGGGTCTAATAATGAAGCGGCTGATTATCAGTTACAATTTCCGTTTTGAAGTTCAGCTAATAGTGCTGTTTGGTTGCCTTCCAGAATATCGATAGTGAGCTTGATCATCCTTGACCTTTGCTGCGGAGATAAGGCCTTCTGACGTTTGGTGCAATAAAGTTCTTGTAGTTCACTGAGCAAGTTGTCTCGTGCTGGCTGATCTGTAAGCGAAAATTCTTTCTCTGCAAGATATTCGTATGTACCATCTGATTTGAGATAAAGCTCCTTATTTTTAAGATACTCGTAAGTCATATCCTGACGTAAAATGACTTTCTCACCCTGCTCAGTGGCTGCTACCTTGACTGTTTCATAAGTGCCATCGGATTTTAAAATCAGAGTCTTGCCGTCTCCCAATTCAACAATGTTTTGCGCACACAAAGAACCACTAATAATTGTCGATAAGATTACAGTCCCCAAAATCATCTTCCAACGCATAGATTCTTCCTAAGTGTTCACCAGATCATGTCGAGTCGGTTCAGTGGTCACCAAAGTTTCCAACCATTCTGCTTTCTCCTTCCAGAATTGACTCAGCCATCTTCTTACGTCATTTGCTGGTGAAGACTGTAGGGCACTGGGCAATGGAATTTCACGAACCGACAACAATATATTTTGCCTTCCTCCAAGAAACCATTGCCAAGCAAAGCGTACTGGTTTTTCCTGATGAAAAGTCACATCCAAAATCGAATGCCAAGTTTGATTCTGCATCAGCGTAGCATCAATTAGTTCACCAGCCTTCGGAGTGTAAAGAAATTTGGAATTTCTCAATAGTTGTCGGTCTCTCCTATAAGCGTCTTTTTCAGGCAATAAAAGCAGGGAACGAGTTTGTTCAAGAAGGTTTTTGTACTTTTCAGCTACTTTTGTCAACTGCTCTTGGGTGGCCTGTGGATCGTTAGTTTGCCGCTCAGCTGGCAGGTACAGATAAACTGGTGCTTCATCTAGCCAGGCTCTCCATTCCATTATCAGATTTGGAATTTTCTTATGGCGAATTGGAGTAACAATAGGTGTGATTTTTCTACCGAGAACCCCTCTAACAATGAGAGGTACCAGTGGTCCTTCTTGGTTTGAAATTACAAGATAAGAGCGATCACGTGATAATGTGGATGGCAGCGAAATTTCCCAATTCAGATTTTGGGAACTTCTTAGACATTCCCACTGAACGCTGCGGAAAAAATGATAAAAAGCGTGCCACCAGACACTAGCTGTCGTTTTTTGAAGGATCTTTGCGAACGTGAGAGGCAGAGCTATCAAACACAGGGCAATTTCGATGGAATAGAATTTCAGGAAACTGCCCACAGGAGAGGACTCAGGCAATACTGAACTCATTCAACAGGTAGTCGTCATATTCGTCTGCGATGATGGCAATACAGGCAATCATCCACTCCAGTTCTTCTGGATCTAGGCCAAGCACCGGACGAACAAAACTCAGAACAAGATGTTTATTGCGAATCCCAAAAGAGACACCCTTGAGTTTAAAGGTCCCATTTAATTTCAGAACATATTCATTCAACTCAGGGTTTGATCGTGTGTAACGGAAAAGGTTGGCCGCCACAATCAACTCTGCGTCTTCTTCGAGGGAAGTCAGAAAAATCTGAACCTTCACAGAGCCATTGACGATCCACCACTCTGTGTCATTCACAAACCCCTTGTCTGCATCACCACAATTGTGAAGAAAATCAGAAATCAGTGCACTGTATTTATTCACTTTTTTTCTCGCTGAGGTGCAATATCAAGTTTCAGCTCTGAATCTTGTCCTGCTGAACCCCTCCGTTAGGTAGATAGTTGAGGAGCTGTGCAGCGAGGCCACTAAATAAGAAGGTCAAGACCGCTGCAGGCATAGAAGCTATAAAAAGCATCCATGGAAAAAGAAAAAGGTAGAAAATTTTCTCGTCGATCATTGAACCTCATTCATCCATTAGAATATCGCCGTTGTGGGCGACGGGAGCGTTGATTATTGTTGTAACGGAAGTCACGGATCCGAGCTACTTTCTCACGGGCTCTAGCTGGTTTCACACTGATTTCGCTACCACGAAAATGAAAGCTTGGCAAGTTTTCAAGCAAATGCCTTGCCCTTGTTTCAGGGACTTCAACAAAAGAAAAATCGTCCTGTAGCGTGATTTTCCCAACTTCCACACCTGGTATCTTTGTATAATGAGTCACAGATTTCACCACATCACCAGCCATTAGTCCAATCGTTCTGCCGCCACTCAGAAAGAAGCGTACCATTCCATACTCTGCCCCAGTATTTTCTGAATTCAATTCGTGCTGCCTATCAACACTGATTTGTGGTGAAAGAGCGTCACCTGCAACCCTCAGTGTTGCAGCTAACAATTCTATTGGGGAACCATTTTCCAGTAGTTTGGCTGCAAGTTCAACGTAATCCGCACTTTCTACATCTTTGATCCCATCTTCGATTCGTGTCTGCAGAAAATCTTGGCGGTGAGACTTGAGTTCCTCGCGCCTAGGCAAATCCTGGTACTGCAGAGGAGTTTTGATCAATTTTTCAATTGCATAGAGTTGTCGGTAATCTTCCGGTGAAACAAACGTGATTGCCAATCCTTCACGACCTGCTCGACCAGTTCGGCCGATGCGGTGTACATATGTTTCCGGATTTTCTGGAACGTTGTAATTGACCACCATATCAAGTTTGGAATCAATCCCTCTAGCTGCCAAATCTGTCGCAATTAGGAGGTCTAGTTCGTGATTGCGAAATTTTTGCATTACCTGATCACGTTGGTTTTGGCTGTAGTCACCATGTAATGCTTCAGCTTTGTAGCCTCGCTCGTGCAACTGTCTGTAAAGTTCATCCACATCCCGCTTGGTCTGGCAAAAAATCAAAGCCAACTCAGGCTGATGAGAACTCAGAATTCTGCAAAGTCCTTCAAAACGTTCCCAGGATTTTACTTTGTGAAGCCACTGGGAAATTCGTGGAACAAGGATATTGGATCTCGAAACTGAGACAGTTGAGTGCTTGCTCATATATTTGGCAGCAATCCGATCAATTTCTGGAGACATTGTTGCAGAGAAAAGAAGAATTTGTCTTTTCTTAGGAAGACTCTGCATGATCGTCTGGATGTCTTCGATAAAGCCCATGTCTAACATCTCATCGGCTTCATCTAAAATAAAGTGCCGAACTCCACTCAAATCAATCGTTCCTCTGGAAAGATGATCAAGCACACGCCCTGGAGTACCAACAATGATGTTGGTGCGGCGGCGAAGAGTACGGACTTGTTTTTCGATGGAAACTCCACCATAAATGGTGACAACGGATAACGATTTATAAAGCCCAATCTTTCGGAGTTCTTCGGAAACCTGGGAGGCCAATTCCCGCGTGGGAGTTAAAATCAGAGCGTCTGTGGTGTGCTTGCCATCATCGCGTTGGCGAGGTGAGAGTCTTTCGATCAGAGGAATTCCGAAGGCAGCCGTTTTCCCAGTTCCGGTTTGGGCTTGGCCGATTACGTCATTATGTCCGATTTGCAGGGGAATTACCTGCTCCTGAATTGGAGTTGGTTCAGAAAAACCTGCTTCCTCCAATGCACGAAGTACTGCATCGGACAGTCCCATTTCTTTAAACGTCATAGTTCTTCCCTTTGGTTGCTATTAAAGCGGAGTCCTTGGGCATGTCTGACGTTGCAAGTATCTGGGCTCTCTTGTTTGGTTACGTCAGAATCACTCATTCTCCTAATCTATTTGATTATATTTTCGGAGAAAATATCTCCAACAGTAATGGTCTTTACTACCAAAAAACAAGGTAAATGTAAGTTTGACAGTTATTTTGGCCATGAACAGAATCAGCCCTTCACAAACGATCTAATACTTTAGGACACAAGGATAACATGGAAGCATCTGGTCCAGCTTTTACCATTCCCCAGCAAGACGCATTCATTCCCACAATCAAGATTATCGGCGCAGGTGGAGGGGGTGGTAACGTTGTTAGCAAAATGGCAGATGAGGGCATCCAGCATGTTGAACTCATTGCTTGTAATACCGATCTGAAAGCACTCAACAACTCAAACGCCACTATAAAAATGGAGCTTGGACGTGAGCTAACAAGGGGCTTGGGTGCAGGGGCTCGTCCAGAGATCGGTGCACATGCAGCAGAAGAAAGTGCTGCTGAAATTGAGCAGATGCTGAATGGTGCCGATATGGCTTTTATTGTCGCCGGAATGGGTGGTGGGACAGGCACGGGATCCGCTCCAGTAATTGCCCGAATATCTAAGTCAAAAAAAATTCTGACCGTTGGAGTGGTAACGCTTCCTTTCTCATTTGAGGGAAAACGCCGGATGAGAACTGCGCTTCAGGGGGTGGGAAATCTTCGTGAAAACACCGACACATTATTGGTCATCCCAAATGAACGTCTGCTAGAAGCAACAGATCGCTCTACGAGTTTCAAAGATGCTTTTCACATGGTGGACGAAGTGCTAGTCCATGCGATTCAGGGAATTACTGATCTTTTGAACGGAGTAGGCGATATCAACGTTGATTTTGCTGATATGCAGACGGTGATGGAAGGGATGGGTCGCGCAGTCATTGGTAAAGGTACAGGTGTTGGCAAAGATCGAATGTTCCGTGCCATTGATAGCGCAGTCCATAGCCCTTTGATGCAGGATACAGATATCCAAGGCGCGAAAGGTATTCTGATTCATCTGGTTGCCCCAAGAGATGCGGGAGCTCTGGAAATAACTGCCGCAATGAATCAACTCGAAGATTTAGCTGATGATGATGTAAATCTCATCTGGGGAGCAACTTTGGCTGACACACCCGAAGATCAAGTTTCTGTAACGGTTATCGCCACAGGCCTGCCCGAATGATTTGAGCAGCATTGATGGAAGAATTTTTCCCAAGTTCTTGGACGGTCTATCACACTCATAATGGTCCCTGCCCTTACAGAGCCGTTGGTCAGTGGGATAATATCACATTTTATGCTGACCAACTTCCGATTGAAACTTATGAAACACTGTTGGGCAAGGGCTTCCGTAGAAGTGGAATCTCTATCTACCACCCAGCCTGTGAGAATTGTCGTCTTTGCATACCTATGCGAGTACATGTTCCCTCCTTCCTGCCCAGCCGCTCACAAAAGCGAACACAGCGAAAGAACCAAGATTTGCGAATTGAACACGTACCCGTTGTTTTTCGGGAAGATGTCTTTGAATTGTACCGACGCTATCAGGAACATTGGCATCAACGCGGAAATCCGACCTCAAGAGAAGAGTTCACTGAGTTTTTGATTGATAGTCCAGTTCCCTCAGAAATGATCCTATTCTGGTTGGAGTATAAGCTACTTGGGGTTAGTTGGATTGATCGACTCGAAGATTCCACCAGCGCTGTGTACTTTGCCTTTGAGCCTTACGCTCAGCATAGACGCTTGGGAATTTTTTCTTTGCTGCATGAAATTGAATATGCCCAGCATTGCAACCGACAATGGCACTATCTTGGGTATTGGGTACCTGACTCGAAAAAAATGCAATACAAGGCGGGCTTTCGCCCCTCAGAAGTGTTACTGCATCAAACTTGGACACCCCTAACAGAGGAACTACGTCATGAGTGCTGACTTCACTCATCTGGATAACCGAGAGCATCCTCGAATGGTTGATGTCTCACACAAAGCAATCACCGAGCGCAAGGCTGTCGCTCAAGCTGTCATTCGTTTGGGTGATGAATTGTTTGAATTATTGAAAGATGAAGGGAGTACATCCAAAGGGCCGGTTTTTCAAACTGCTATCATTGCGGGTATTCAAGGGGCCAAAAAAACATCAGAAATTATCCCAATGTGCCACCATTTACCTTTGTTCGGTGTTGAGATCGAAACTGAATTGGCCGATGGACTTGCAGTGCTGACAGCAACTGTTCG
Proteins encoded in this region:
- a CDS encoding YbjN domain-containing protein; the protein is MNKYSALISDFLHNCGDADKGFVNDTEWWIVNGSVKVQIFLTSLEEDAELIVAANLFRYTRSNPELNEYVLKLNGTFKLKGVSFGIRNKHLVLSFVRPVLGLDPEELEWMIACIAIIADEYDDYLLNEFSIA
- a CDS encoding DEAD/DEAH box helicase encodes the protein MTFKEMGLSDAVLRALEEAGFSEPTPIQEQVIPLQIGHNDVIGQAQTGTGKTAAFGIPLIERLSPRQRDDGKHTTDALILTPTRELASQVSEELRKIGLYKSLSVVTIYGGVSIEKQVRTLRRRTNIIVGTPGRVLDHLSRGTIDLSGVRHFILDEADEMLDMGFIEDIQTIMQSLPKKRQILLFSATMSPEIDRIAAKYMSKHSTVSVSRSNILVPRISQWLHKVKSWERFEGLCRILSSHQPELALIFCQTKRDVDELYRQLHERGYKAEALHGDYSQNQRDQVMQKFRNHELDLLIATDLAARGIDSKLDMVVNYNVPENPETYVHRIGRTGRAGREGLAITFVSPEDYRQLYAIEKLIKTPLQYQDLPRREELKSHRQDFLQTRIEDGIKDVESADYVELAAKLLENGSPIELLAATLRVAGDALSPQISVDRQHELNSENTGAEYGMVRFFLSGGRTIGLMAGDVVKSVTHYTKIPGVEVGKITLQDDFSFVEVPETRARHLLENLPSFHFRGSEISVKPARAREKVARIRDFRYNNNQRSRRPQRRYSNG
- the ftsZ gene encoding cell division protein FtsZ, yielding MEASGPAFTIPQQDAFIPTIKIIGAGGGGGNVVSKMADEGIQHVELIACNTDLKALNNSNATIKMELGRELTRGLGAGARPEIGAHAAEESAAEIEQMLNGADMAFIVAGMGGGTGTGSAPVIARISKSKKILTVGVVTLPFSFEGKRRMRTALQGVGNLRENTDTLLVIPNERLLEATDRSTSFKDAFHMVDEVLVHAIQGITDLLNGVGDINVDFADMQTVMEGMGRAVIGKGTGVGKDRMFRAIDSAVHSPLMQDTDIQGAKGILIHLVAPRDAGALEITAAMNQLEDLADDDVNLIWGATLADTPEDQVSVTVIATGLPE
- a CDS encoding arginyltransferase, which codes for MEEFFPSSWTVYHTHNGPCPYRAVGQWDNITFYADQLPIETYETLLGKGFRRSGISIYHPACENCRLCIPMRVHVPSFLPSRSQKRTQRKNQDLRIEHVPVVFREDVFELYRRYQEHWHQRGNPTSREEFTEFLIDSPVPSEMILFWLEYKLLGVSWIDRLEDSTSAVYFAFEPYAQHRRLGIFSLLHEIEYAQHCNRQWHYLGYWVPDSKKMQYKAGFRPSEVLLHQTWTPLTEELRHEC